The Chthoniobacterales bacterium DNA window TTCGGTAATGGATTGGGTCCGCTCCTTGGCCAGAAGAGCGGCCAGAACTTCCGTGACAGCCAGCTCGCTCGTGGAGATGGAATTGCCGGGAATCGCCTGTCTGAAGACGTGACTATCCGGCTCATCGACGAGCAGTTTAATGATGATGGCCGTATCCAAATACACGATTTACCATCCTCGGCTGTCGCGATCTTCCCGCACGAGCTCGTCTGCCGTCGAGCCGCCGCGCCATGGAACTGGCTGGAAACCAGCGGAGAAGGCAAATGGCTTCGACTTGCGACCTGCTTCTGCAGAAACCAGCCGAGCCTTGGGTTTACCATTGCTGGTGATGACGACCTCGCGTCCTTGCTCCACCAGATCGAGCAGGCTGGAAAGCTGCGCTTTGGCCGTGCGAACGGAAACCATCTGCTCGCTGCCGAGAAGGCTGATGTCGTTCACGGCTGCGGATTCAAACGGCAAACCGTCGGTTAATCTGCTGGATAAAGTCGGCTTCATTCCATTATTGTAGTCACGCGTAGTCACGTTGCAACTATTTTCCTTTAAACATCCAGACGGGCGTTCAGTGCATTGTCCTCGATGAATTGCTTACGCGGCTCAACGACGTCACCCATTAAAACGGTGAACATGCTGTCGGCTTCGATGGCGTTGTCCTCGTTGAGATCGACTTTGAGCAGGCGACGTTTTTCGGGATTCATTGTGGTCTCGAAAAGTTGTTTTGGATTCATTTCGCCGAGACCTTTGAAGCGCTGGATGGAAAGTCCTTTCTTTCCGATCTCCAGAATCTTGCTGAGGATTTCGGGAATCGAAAACAGCCGATGAATCGTCGCCTTCTCTCCTTCACCCTCGGTCATCTCGAAAATGGGCTGATCACTGTTTGCATAATGATCGATCTTGAGTCCTTTGCGGGCGAGTTCGTCGATGATCTTCTGCACCGTGGCCGACTCGTGCAACTCCACCAAACGCGCACGCCGGCGCAGCATCGAATCCTGTTTTTTAGCCGCTGGTTTTTCAGGCAGCGGTTCCAAAGTCAATTCCGCGGAAGGTTGCTCCTCGAAGATGTTTAAGTCGCGATTCTCCTCGTGGAAGGCGCGCAATTCCTTCTCGGTTGGGAAGAACGTCGTCCATTCCGTGTTGCCCTCGCGCACTTTCACCAAATAGCCTGGAAGCAGGCCGGTCTTTGGATCACGCTCGTTTAGATAAGCCTCAAACTCGCCTCCGTGCCGCCGAATCGCATCGTTAAATTTGGCAAGGCGCTCGAGCAGTTCGAGCACGTCTTTCAATTGCGTCGCGCTGAAAATTTTCCCATCGCTGAGATGCTTCAATTTCACTTCGTCCGCGCCGAGTGAGATCAAAATCTTATTCAATTGCGCGTCGTCATCGACGTATTCCTCGCGCTTCTTGCGCTTGATCAAATAAAGCGGCGGACAGGCGATGTAGATTTTTCCCTGCTTCACCAGTTCCGTCATTTGCCGGTAGAAAAAAGTCAGAAGCAACGTGCGAATGTGCGACCCATCTACGTCGGCATCGGTCATGATGATAATCCGTCCGTAGCGCAGTTTTTCGATGTTGAACGAACCTTCCTGATCGCCGCTGCCAATGCCGGTTCCGATCGCCGTTATCAGCGTTTGGACCTCAGTGTTTTGCAGCACCTTATCGAGGCGCGCTTTTTCCACGTTAATGATCTTCCCCTTGATCGGCAGAATCGCCTGGAAACGCCGGTCGCGTCCTTGTTTGGCCGAGCCGCCCGCGGAGTCACCTTCGACCACGTAGAGTTCGGTCAAAGCTGGATCGCGTTCAGAACAATCTGCCAATTTCCCTGGAAGTCCGCCACCGGTCAGCGCGCCTTTGCGGACGGTTTCGCGCGCTTTGCGGGCCGCTTCACGGGCACGAGCCGCCATCAGACATTTCTCGATGATGCGTTTTCCGACATTCGGATTCTGGTCGAAATGGAGCATCAATCCCTCGTAACTCACTGAGCCCACGATGCTTTCGACTTCCGGCGTAATCAGTTTCACCTTCGTCTGGCTCTCAAACCGCGGGTCGGGATGCTTCACACTCACGATCGCCGCGAGTCCTTCGAGCACATCGTTGCCCGTGATCGCCGGTTCCTTGTCTTTAATCAGATTGTTGTTCTTCGCGTATTGATTGATCGCCCGGGTCAGCGACCCGCGAAAACCGCTGCTGTGTGTGCCGCCGTCTGGATTCGGCACCGCGTTTGTGTAACACAAAAGCTGCTCATTATACGTGTCGGTGTAGTGCAGCCCGATCTCCACGATCACCTTCTCGCGCGTTCCCTTGATCATGATCGGCTTCGGATGCACCACCGATTTGTTCTCCACCAACCGGCCGACAAACTCCTCGATCCCTCGCGGATGCATCACCTGCACCGAATGCGGACTTTCCACGCGCTCGTCCAGAAAGGTGAAACTGAGCGGCGCATTGATGTAAGCCAGGTCGTTTAGACGGGTAATAATCCGCTCCGCCTTGAACTCCAAAGTCTCCTGAAAAATCTCCGAGTCCGGCATGAACGTAATCAAAGTGCCGGTCGTTTTCTTCGTGTTCGTCTCCGCCACCACGTGGAGCTGCGTCTTCGTCACGCCGCGCTCAAACGACATCGCATGCACCTTGCCCTCGCGAGTCACCTCCACCTTAAACCACTCCGAAACCGCGTTCACGCACTTCGCTCCGACACCGTGGGTGCCGCCGGAATACTCGTAGTTTCCCTGGCCATATTTGCCGCCGGAATGCAATCGAGTCAGAACCAATTCCACGCCCGGAATGCCTTCCTCCTTGTTGATGTCCACCGGAATGCCGCGTCCGTTGTCCCGGATCGAAATGGAGCCGTCGCTGTGAATCGTCACGTCGATATGCGTGCAATAGCCCGCCAGAAATTCATCCACCGAGTTGTCCAGCACCTCGCTCACGCAATGATGCAGCGCACGTTCATCGGTGCCGCCGATATACATGCCGGGCTTTTTGCGGACAGCCTCCAACCCCTTGAGAGAACTCAAGTCATCGGCGTTGTATTCGGATTTTTTGGAGGCGGTCTCGGAGTTGAGGCCGGTGAGAGGGAGGGAGTCGAGAGATGGGCTGTCAGCCATAGAAAACGTTTGGATTTACTGAGCGGGAAGTTAGCGGGTTTCCACCCAAATAACAACGCTTTTCTTCCGGCTAAACCCACCCGACACCACGAGATAGTGTGGTCGCGCCCGAGCCAGACCACAATTGGTGCTTTCCCGGTCCGAAAAACTCCGTGATCGACAACTTCCTCCCGCCAGAGGATTTTTGTCGCCTTGAAACGCGGGCTTCTTCTCCTCCTCAGCTTGGTGTTGATCGTCGCCGCGCGGCTCTGGAACCACGACCAGATTTTCGTCGGTCAGGAAACGTATTTCGTCGATGCCGACTGCTACTCGCGCATGACCCGCGTCGCGGCCGTCGTCGCGCATCCAGGCACGATTTTGCGGTATCACGACTTTGAAAACTGGCCCGCCGGCACCACGCCGCACACCACCGCGCCACTGGATTACTGCATCGCCGCCGTCGCCTGGATCACGGGTCGCATCGACCTGGCAGGCGCGATCACGCCCATTTTAATGGCACTCGCCTCGGGCCTCATCCTGTGGAAATGGGCCCGCCGCTTTCGCTTCGTCACCCAGGTTGCCGTGCTTCTCACCTTCGCCGTCAGCCCGATCCTCGTCCACGGCACCGTGCTCGGGCGCCCGGATCACCAGGCATTGCTCATCCTGCTCCTCATCGCCGCCTTCGCCACCGAATGGGAAATGCCGCAGTCACAGTCGAGTTTCATTCCGATCTGCAACGGACTTGCCTGGGGCCTCGCCCTTTGGACTTCGCTCTTTGAACCTTCCATTCTGCTAGGAGCCGCGGTTTTGCTGGGCATGGCGGCGAATGGAAAAAAATGGTTCAACCGCCAGCGCGCGATCTCCGCCATCACGATGGGACTCGCCCTGCTCGTCGCGCTCCTCATCGAACACTGGCATCTCGGCCCGCTCCCGACTGGGCCCCTCTTTGCACGCTGGTCGAAGTCGATTGGCGAACTCGCTCCACTCGGCTGGTTCTCGAAAACGTATTTGAGCTGGTTCGGACTCGCCCTGCTGGCGCTGCCGTTTGCGCTTTTTCGGAGTCGAGTTGCATTCCAATGGGGCGGGTTGCTTGTGCTCACGTTCATCCTTTGCACGACCGCCGCGCGCTGGGGGTATTTCCTGGGCATCGCCGTGATTTTCACCCTGCCATTCCTCTTAGAAAAATGGCGCGCGCCGTGGGTTGCCGTCCTCTTTTTTCTCGGTTTCTGGCCGGTCGCAGCGGAATGGGACTCGCGTCTCTGGCCGTCGCAGCCGGAGCAGGAACGCCTTGCTGAACAGGCCGAGGACTACCGCGAACTCCGCCAGATTTGCCAGTCCATCGACGGCGGCGGCGTCATCGCGCCGTGGTGGTTGTCGCCGCCCATCGCGTATTGGAGTGGGGCGAAATGTGTGGCCGGTAGTTCGCATCAGAGCCTGCCGGGGAACGAGGATGTCGCGAATTTCTATCTGAGTCGATTCCCGGAAAAAGCCCGCGATATCGCTCTGCGTCGGCAAGTCCGCTGGGTCGTCGCGTATGAGCCGGAGCGCGTTCTTTCCACCGCTTCCGGTTTGGTGGACATCCCGGCGGCGAACGACGCCCTCGGCGCCACCATCTATAATAGCCCGCGTCGCGCCCCGGCCTTTCTGCAACTGGAAAAGGAAACCCAGTTCTTCCGATTGTATCGGGTCGTCGATCCATAATCCCCGGGAGCGCACGCGTCTCGCGTGTTCCAGCGGACGTCTCGTCCGGTGGTGGAAACGGCCCTTTCGCGAGACGCAAAAGGGAACACGCGAGACGCGTGCGCTCCCGGGGAAGCCAGCTCCCGCTACACCTTGCGCCCGAATTTTTTCTCCAAGTCCCCGTAGTCGAATTGGATCAAAGTCGGACGGCCGTGGGGGCAGCAATAGGGGAGGTCGCAGGCCAGCAAATCCTGAATGAGATGCACCTGTTCCTCGCGATGCAGCACGTCGTTCGCCTTCACGGCGTGACGGCAGACCGTCTTGGCGATCACGTCTTCGCCGAGGCGCAGACTGCTCGTTTGCGTCGTGGCGGAACGCAAATCGTCGATCAGACGTCGAATCAACGTCAGCGGATCGCTCGTTTTAATGAAACTCGGCAGCGCATCGACCTTGTAAGTGGTATCGACCACGCCGTCGCCAAAGGGCTCAATGCCGATCCCCATCCGGTGCAACGTCGCGAGATTTTCTGAGAGCCAGGCGTGATCGCGCGGCGCGACGCCGAGGGTCAGCGGCAGAAGGAGGCGTTGCGAGGCGACTCCCCGCGTTTCCATGCTGCGCTGGAGTTGTTCAAAGAGGATGCGCTCGTGGGCGGCGTGCTGATCGACGAGGACCAGGCCGTCGGCGGACTCGAGGAGAATGTAGAGTTTGCCCAAGACGCCGAGGATTTTGAATTGGGGCACTGGAATGCCGGTAACCAAGTTGGCACTGCCTGTTCCGGCGTCGGTTGAGGCATTCGCAAAACTCGGAATGCCATTCCCGGTGTCGGTTGAGGCATTCGTGAAACTCGGAATGTCGTTCCCGGCGTCGGTTGAGGCGTTCGTGAAACTCGGAATGTCGTTCCCGGCGTCGGTTGAGGCATTCGCGAAACTCGGAATGCCATTCCCGGTGTCAGTTGGGGCATTCGTAAAACTCGGAATGCCGTTCCCGGCGTCAGTTGGGGCATTCGTGAAACTCGGAATGCCATTCCCGGCGTCAGTTGGGGCATTCGTAAAACTCGGAATGCCCGAAATGGGCGAAAGTTGCCGCTGCCAACTGCCCCGGGTCGATTCCAATGTCACTCGAATGGCCCGTGCCAAAATCTCCCGCACCAGACCCGGATCGCGGAAACGGACCTCGCGCTTGGCCGGGTGGACGTTGACATCGACGGCGGCGGGGTCCATTTCCAGAAATAGGAACGTGATCGGGTGCTGGCCGCGCATCAATGCGGTGTGATAGCCCTCGCGCAGGCCGTGGTTGATGGAGAGGTTTTCCACGGCGCGTCCGTTCACGAAACTGATCTGCTGGCTGCGATTCGACCGCGAAATGCCCGGTTTGCCGATCAGGCCCCAAATACGGATGCCGGCGTCGTCGATCACAGGCATCTCGACCAGTTGCTCGACGAACGGACTTCCATACAAATCGCGCAACCGCTCGGTGAGCGTGGCCGAAGCTGGCACTTGGAAGACCGTCCGGTCGTCGCGCAAATAGGTAAACGCCACACCCGGATGCCCGATGGCCTGGAGGTGCAGGGCGTGTTCGATGTGGCTCGCCTCGGTGTTTTCCGTGCGCAAAAACTTGCGCCGCGCGGGCAGATTATAAAAAAGTGAGCGGACTTCGATTTGAGTCCCCGGAGCCTCGCCACTGGAGCGGACGGCCTCGATTTTACCGCCGGAAATGAGGATTTCGGTGCCTTCCTCGGCGTCGCGTGGACGGGTGCTGAGGCGAAAACGCGACACGCTGGCGATGCTCGGCAACGCTTCCCCACGAAACCCGAGCGTGGCGATGGCGGCCAAATCTGATCCGAGTCGGATCTTGCTCGTGGCGTGGCGTTCGAGGCAAAGGAGGGCGTCGTCGCGGTCCATGCCCGAGCCGTCATCGACGACCTTGATCTGCGAATTGCCGCCGCGCCGGATGAGGACTTCGATGCGTTTCGCGCCTGCGTCGAGGCTGTTTTCGACGAGTTCCTTGATGACCGACGCTGGCCGTTCCACGACTTCGCCCGCCGCCACTTGATTGGCAACGTCTTCGGGAAGGAGGCGGATGGAACCCATGCGGGAAGAATAAGAGGAAAGCTGAAAGCTGAAACCTGAAACTTGAAGGAAGACGGGGCGGCGGCTGCTTTTCTTCAGGTTTCGGGTTTCAAGTTTCAGGTTTCTCTTCTACTTTCTCCCCATGATGACCATTACGGAAAGTGCTGTCGCCGAACTGAAATCGCTGCTCGCCGCCAAAGGTCTGGGCGAGGGGAGCGGGCTGCGGATCGGCATCAGCAAGGGCGGTTGCGCCG harbors:
- a CDS encoding type II toxin-antitoxin system prevent-host-death family antitoxin; the protein is MTTRDYNNGMKPTLSSRLTDGLPFESAAVNDISLLGSEQMVSVRTAKAQLSSLLDLVEQGREVVITSNGKPKARLVSAEAGRKSKPFAFSAGFQPVPWRGGSTADELVREDRDSRGW
- a CDS encoding DNA gyrase subunit B, with the translated sequence MADSPSLDSLPLTGLNSETASKKSEYNADDLSSLKGLEAVRKKPGMYIGGTDERALHHCVSEVLDNSVDEFLAGYCTHIDVTIHSDGSISIRDNGRGIPVDINKEEGIPGVELVLTRLHSGGKYGQGNYEYSGGTHGVGAKCVNAVSEWFKVEVTREGKVHAMSFERGVTKTQLHVVAETNTKKTTGTLITFMPDSEIFQETLEFKAERIITRLNDLAYINAPLSFTFLDERVESPHSVQVMHPRGIEEFVGRLVENKSVVHPKPIMIKGTREKVIVEIGLHYTDTYNEQLLCYTNAVPNPDGGTHSSGFRGSLTRAINQYAKNNNLIKDKEPAITGNDVLEGLAAIVSVKHPDPRFESQTKVKLITPEVESIVGSVSYEGLMLHFDQNPNVGKRIIEKCLMAARAREAARKARETVRKGALTGGGLPGKLADCSERDPALTELYVVEGDSAGGSAKQGRDRRFQAILPIKGKIINVEKARLDKVLQNTEVQTLITAIGTGIGSGDQEGSFNIEKLRYGRIIIMTDADVDGSHIRTLLLTFFYRQMTELVKQGKIYIACPPLYLIKRKKREEYVDDDAQLNKILISLGADEVKLKHLSDGKIFSATQLKDVLELLERLAKFNDAIRRHGGEFEAYLNERDPKTGLLPGYLVKVREGNTEWTTFFPTEKELRAFHEENRDLNIFEEQPSAELTLEPLPEKPAAKKQDSMLRRRARLVELHESATVQKIIDELARKGLKIDHYANSDQPIFEMTEGEGEKATIHRLFSIPEILSKILEIGKKGLSIQRFKGLGEMNPKQLFETTMNPEKRRLLKVDLNEDNAIEADSMFTVLMGDVVEPRKQFIEDNALNARLDV
- the mutL gene encoding DNA mismatch repair endonuclease MutL, producing MGSIRLLPEDVANQVAAGEVVERPASVIKELVENSLDAGAKRIEVLIRRGGNSQIKVVDDGSGMDRDDALLCLERHATSKIRLGSDLAAIATLGFRGEALPSIASVSRFRLSTRPRDAEEGTEILISGGKIEAVRSSGEAPGTQIEVRSLFYNLPARRKFLRTENTEASHIEHALHLQAIGHPGVAFTYLRDDRTVFQVPASATLTERLRDLYGSPFVEQLVEMPVIDDAGIRIWGLIGKPGISRSNRSQQISFVNGRAVENLSINHGLREGYHTALMRGQHPITFLFLEMDPAAVDVNVHPAKREVRFRDPGLVREILARAIRVTLESTRGSWQRQLSPISGIPSFTNAPTDAGNGIPSFTNAPTDAGNGIPSFTNAPTDTGNGIPSFANASTDAGNDIPSFTNASTDAGNDIPSFTNASTDTGNGIPSFANASTDAGTGSANLVTGIPVPQFKILGVLGKLYILLESADGLVLVDQHAAHERILFEQLQRSMETRGVASQRLLLPLTLGVAPRDHAWLSENLATLHRMGIGIEPFGDGVVDTTYKVDALPSFIKTSDPLTLIRRLIDDLRSATTQTSSLRLGEDVIAKTVCRHAVKANDVLHREEQVHLIQDLLACDLPYCCPHGRPTLIQFDYGDLEKKFGRKV